The following nucleotide sequence is from Oryzias melastigma strain HK-1 linkage group LG3, ASM292280v2, whole genome shotgun sequence.
atcttTAAAACAGTTGTATcaaaatcattacattttttaaatacttcttaTTTTTAGTGTGATTTTGTTGCtggttttaaaatttagcatttttgtttaaatcttagTTACATTACAGTCCAGCAGGTGTTTTCCAAAACCTTTTTTCAAACGAGAAACCTATTTTTAGATTTACGTTGTTTATGAACATTGTTATCCTTTCAGTTTAGAGTTATTGCTTTTGCTCTTTAAGTCATTCTTGCCTTTAAATGTTCTTGCTCAGTTTCTCTTGTAGCTTTTCCCCCACTGTACAGTGAGCAGATTTTGAGCAGATGagttgatttctttatttattccaaCTCAAACACAGTTTTGGTTGCTCCATTCTCTTGTTGTCGCTCTTTTGTTCTGTCGTATTTCAGGTTTTGCCACTGTAACAAATGGTTAAGTTTGTTTAAGTTCAAGTCAATATGTATTCCTGTCTCCTTTGCTTTGGTCCTCAACAATCAGAGCAGTAGAAGAGTGTAAACAGTAAAACAGAAGCTTGGACAtttaagaaatacacaaaacaaagttataatgttttgaaaaatgttaacttttaataataatttcatgTATTTAATCCAAAATGACTTGTTTCTGCCTCCTTCAGGGTATTACAAATTCACAGATGTACTTCTTCAGGCTGCGGCACACCTCGTCCTGCCACTTTCCTTGTGCAGCCACTGAAAGAGCGACACAGCTCTCCCTCTTGGTTCCTGTGGGCTGCTTCTTGGAGCGATCCCAGTTGAAGTAGCTGACCGGCAGGCTGTTGACATCAACATACTGACCTTCCTTCACTATGTCAGACACACCAATCCAGAACTCACTCGATCCTGGGGCACTCCTCTTTGCATAATTTCTCAGGTCGTTGTTTTCCATCATGTCTCGTGGCGTTGCCAGAGTTCCTCCTTGAGCGATGCAGTCCTCATTTGCATCATGAAAATGTTTGGGTTCCTCAATGGTAAGATAACACTTTCTGTGAGCTTTGATGCCCTGAAGACACACTAGAAGCACAAATCACTTCTTTTAGGAGTGGAATTAGTTGTAATATCACACTATGACACACTGATTGCtcattagtttaaaaatgatctaaaaaacTAGTTGTATTCACATGTGAAGTTCAAAAAAGTGCTTAAAAATAATGTGGATgttgctgccctctagtggtgataAACAAGAAAGAGGTTGAAGAAtcgtttttgttaaattatttactTCTTATTTCTAAGATATGGTTTAGGATACCAACAATAGCATTGATTAGAATTTGTTTGaatgtatataaaaatgtacTAACGGTCCTGGTTTATTCATTAACAAATATTCAGGGTCCTACCTGTCTGCAACGCCTGCTTCTCCTTCAGTAAATTTACTTCTTGCCACAACTTCTCAATCTGCGACTTTACATCTTCATCCTCAGCTACAAGTcaacaagaagaaaacaaaatcagccCAGAGAAACAGAGGAATTCCTGAGCAGTATGTTAAGCCTTTACCTCCAGCCTGTCGAGCAGAAACAGCCTTCCTGGTTCGAGACGGACTGCTGCAGCAAAGCAAGGAAAAGCTGAGAAGGAGGACAGGCAGGGCCAGACGAGCCATGCTATTACACAGGAACCCGGGACACACTATGCACTGCtgtaaaaagaaccaaaaacacTGGAGAGGgttcaatatatatataccacCCCTGTGTATGGCTGTCTGGGTTCTCTCCCTGCAGTGGCTccagccatgtttgtgtttgcCCAAACATCAGGAGGAGGTGAGGGTGGCAAAAGGGTGGAGGCAAATAATGATTTGCTTGTGTGgggtttatttttagataaatatttaCTCTGAACAAGGTGCACTGAGCAGTATGCCTGTTTATTTCCAAACTAACAGCAAAAGTATTGACGGCTTGACTGATGCAGTGTTTTACACGTGACACATGTTAGCTACAAGTGGGAGCTTCACTTTAACAAAAATCTTCTAGCAGACAGCAAACTCTGCAATTTATCAGTATTTTTATAACTAATATGCAAACTATAATAGATATGTCATAAAAGACTGACTCTTAGATCATTTTCAATGCTCCTCAAGACTccctccatccattttcttaacccgtatgatcccttttggggtcactgaAGTCTGACCCCACACTTAGTGACAGTAAGAGTAACCACGTCACCTGTGAAGGAAGTTTTTCGACAGTGGGAGAGGGAGTCAGAgcgcctggagaaaacccactcaTGGCATGTACGAGGAGATTATTCAACTCcccacagaaaggtcccagccgggatttgaaccttcttGCTGCAAGGCGAGAGCACCAACCACTGTGTCGGCCCTAGTCTAAACtcattttatgaatattttgtgCTTGTTTCACAAAGTAAATGATAAAGCTTAAAAGCTAAAACTGTTTCCCTTTAGGTCACAATAGCAGAAATCTGTCTCCCTGATTATTCGACTTGTTGGCGCCATTATAAAGACAATGTCTCTGCTATAAGGCCTGGGAACTATTTCTATTATTTATCGAATTAGACATTGCCACAATTATTATGAGAGCGTTTATGCTCTAATATTAAATgcaatattgtgtttttatttgaatgtttttatattttctgtaggGGTTTATTATGACGTCTTGTACATGTaatttgtctgtttgtgtgggttttttttattttgttaatgtgTTCAAATTAACTTATTTTGGGGGAGAGAAGGATACAATTCCAGACTAAAGAATTTAAATGTTACTTATGGAATCAGATCTTACAAACGTCATAAAGTAAAGCAGTCATCTAGTTTTATCCCTTCTTTCCCACCTCCTTCACCATTAAAGACATGAAGGTGACCACTCTAACACTTTATTAACAGTCAGTTAACAAGGTTTAACACACTAAATCTGTTTAGTCTAAACTTCAGTCTAAGTTTCAGCcaacaaaaaaggtcaaaacgAGCAGAACTGACACCAAGAgttaaaaatggaaatgaaagtCTCTTTACTTACTTGCATTTTggttataaaaaatgtaataatccCCTTAAATCCAAGGAGAGAAATCATCATTCATAGttgaaacattattttcttattaGATATCTTCTGTTCATGTAATAGGGTGCAGTTGAGGAGAGCatgttaaacatgttaaaatgatcTTTATATAAATCTTCTGAATAAATGGGCAAGtataaatagtttttataatatttgaggataaaagaataaaaaggtttGGAGTTGtcatttgtgtaaataaaaacacacatttgctATACTTTGCAGATGAATTTTATTCAAAGTGAATAGAGAGTACACAACAAAAGCtgtgacaaaaaatacacaGCAGGTAAACCAAAGACATCTGAAACGCATTTGCACACACAttagcacacacacacacgatgGTAAAGGCTTTGAACTTCAAGTGTATTTCAAGTGTCAGTACTATATCAAGATCATTTGATCATATTAATAAGCAACACTGTCTTATCTTTCTTActcacttctgtgaattaaatgaacaatggtttatttttagatttcagagttttttgtaaagcagaagcttaaaaaacataataataaagcaaaacacgttttaaatttattttctgtgtGAAGTAGTTTATAGTACACTAAGGTTTGCTAGGCCAGTGAaagttaaaatggcattttggGTTATAAACCAAATCTTTCTTACAGTTCACAGCCGTCAGGATACTCTGAATTTGGAGAAAGAACAGCATTTCAAGGtattcaagacatttttttttttaggtttgagaaaaattgattctaaattgttatgtttttaactacacaattttaatttacaaaaacagagTATTAAAGTTTGTGGATTGGTGAGTTTTATGAGTTCAGTTTCGTTCCATATCCTTGTTATGCATTTTGTCTCAGGATGTTTCTTTTAGCGTTACAGCATGTCAGTGATTCATCTTGGTTTTGTTGTTGACCTGTAAGTTTCATGCCCCATCACTAATACACAGCAGTTATTTTGTTTCCTCATTTCAAAGTTTCAATGTCAGACCAAAAACTCTCTGCGTTTTAGCTCTGTGACCTGTTccggttttgttttttctaccaTCTGCCCCTACAGCACCAAggcttattttttaacacactcTCAATGCATTTGGGTCTCCTTGCTATCAGAGGATGGTGCTGAAATGACATTAGAAAAgatttgatttacaaaaaaaacaccagaagtttcttttgtttcaaatttcCAAATTGCTGGTAATAGGGACAAAAGCATATAAACATGTCAGGTTTGGTGACTTTAGTAATGCTGAAGAACAAATGTGAGGTTAGTTGGTTGCATCAGGTGGAGTCAAAAGaggaaatgaccaaaaaaacaagatcCTCGTTTCAACAGAGTCGCAGGGGCAGTTTTGCAACAACATCCTCGCTATTGAGAAGATATGGTGCACAAATGGTGcagcacaaacatttacaatataAAGTTCCACCATAATCAACATTTCTGGTTTGCATTGGGCTTCATCTGTATGATATATTGATACTGCAAAGGCTCCTTATGGCACTTTCTCCTGTTTTTATAAGTCATTTCTAGCTAATATGCTGCACTTTTATTTGGATATTAGCCTatatgttttattctaaaatattcCTAATGTTTATATAATGTAAAATCACACACTGGCAGGATTTGTAATATTAAATGCTTATTCCTTAGAAGGCAcaagttttcttaaaatatcaATCTCAGATTTCTACACACACTTTGATAAACACTGTTAGCATGTTAACTCAATTAAAAAAGGTATTAATAGAATTATAACACTTCCGtgtagtttaaaaatgaatttgtttaaatgGTCTCAAAAGCACTAATTGCTCAAAAGCTGCTACTAAAAGAGGGGAAATGAAGCAACAAGAGCAGTCTAACTTccagttttataaaaatgtgattttagcaAAAGAAGGAGGGGAAAGTGTCAATTATTTCTTAGGggactcaaaaaaaaagtttgagaacATAAGAAGTTAATAACTTGCAATTACTGAGCACGCTAAAATAAAACGTTTGCTTGAAGAAAGTCATAAAAGAGACTGAGATGAACGGATGAAGCATGCTGCTTTAACTTTTTGGTAATAATGCCAAAGCAAGCATCATTACATACAGCTACATTTATTTATGGCATCTACGATTAAATCGTCTCATAATGTGATAAATATCTACAGCAGATTCATgcaaaaaagttaagttttatcGACCTACATGTCCTTCCCTGCAGAGTATTTCAAAGAAGTCCATGAAAGAATGGAAATGTGGCTTTTGCATGTAAAACCTGTCATGCCTCTGGTTTGCCCATCAATGACTGAACAACTCCTTTGCTAAGACACATTA
It contains:
- the clec3a gene encoding tetranectin-like protein; its protein translation is MARLALPVLLLSFSLLCCSSPSRTRKAVSARQAGAEDEDVKSQIEKLWQEVNLLKEKQALQTVCLQGIKAHRKCYLTIEEPKHFHDANEDCIAQGGTLATPRDMMENNDLRNYAKRSAPGSSEFWIGVSDIVKEGQYVDVNSLPVSYFNWDRSKKQPTGTKRESCVALSVAAQGKWQDEVCRSLKKYICEFVIP